A genomic segment from Actinoplanes sichuanensis encodes:
- a CDS encoding LacI family DNA-binding transcriptional regulator, whose protein sequence is MPAPGGLIGLVLTGSTARIGVEPFIMELIAGMEEALSPHGVTVLLLVVPDLDAELDTYRRWAGDHTVQAVVVVNLVHGDTRPGHLAALGLPAVLAGRADAPTFGRVVTDDAGAATIAVEMLAGLGHRVIGRVSGPADLVHTAERTTGMHAAAADHDVRVHIVEGDYGPEAGVRGVRALLEADPPPTAVVFDNDVMAVAAEQELIRAGIGVPGGVSLLVHDDSPLCELAVPPLSALSIDVHEHGITVGRAVVAALDGAEPAEYPGPPIRVLRRESTGPAPS, encoded by the coding sequence ATGCCCGCACCGGGTGGCCTGATCGGGCTCGTCCTCACCGGCAGCACCGCCCGGATCGGCGTCGAACCGTTCATCATGGAGCTGATCGCGGGGATGGAGGAGGCGCTGTCCCCGCACGGCGTCACCGTCCTGCTCCTGGTCGTGCCCGACCTCGACGCCGAACTCGACACCTACCGGCGGTGGGCCGGCGACCACACCGTGCAGGCGGTCGTGGTCGTCAACCTCGTGCACGGCGACACCCGTCCCGGCCACCTCGCCGCGCTCGGGCTGCCGGCCGTGCTCGCCGGACGAGCCGACGCCCCCACGTTCGGGCGGGTCGTCACCGACGACGCGGGCGCCGCCACCATCGCCGTCGAGATGCTGGCCGGGCTCGGGCACCGCGTCATCGGCCGGGTCAGCGGTCCGGCCGACCTGGTGCACACCGCCGAACGGACCACGGGCATGCATGCGGCGGCCGCCGACCACGACGTCCGGGTGCACATCGTCGAAGGAGACTACGGACCCGAGGCGGGGGTACGGGGAGTGCGCGCCCTCCTCGAAGCGGACCCACCGCCGACCGCGGTCGTCTTCGACAACGACGTGATGGCGGTGGCCGCCGAACAGGAACTGATCCGGGCCGGGATCGGTGTTCCGGGCGGGGTCAGCCTGCTGGTGCACGATGATTCGCCACTGTGTGAACTGGCCGTGCCGCCGTTGTCGGCGCTCAGCATCGACGTGCACGAACACGGGATCACCGTCGGCCGGGCGGTGGTCGCCGCCCTCGACGGGGCGGAACCGGCCGAATATCCGGGCCCGCCGATCCGCGTCCTGCGCCGGGAGAGCACCGGCCCCGCCCCGTCATAG
- a CDS encoding GNAT family N-acetyltransferase produces the protein MITDIAALAADPSPLARTITVDGAGLSIRALLPGDGEALVAFLAGLSGTSRRFWHGDTDHEVAAAGWIEAIGRYDKLRLVAVDRVGLAGVVDLSLSLPEGHEITRYAEHGIHLDPERTARFGPCVADRWQGRGLADALIPPAWEAIRRLGRDVVVLFGGVHEDNARARRFYRRHGFTEVGALDMWRRL, from the coding sequence ATGATCACCGATATCGCCGCGCTCGCCGCCGACCCGTCGCCGCTCGCTCGGACGATCACCGTGGACGGTGCCGGGTTGAGCATTCGCGCGCTGCTCCCCGGAGACGGCGAGGCCCTGGTGGCGTTCCTGGCCGGGCTGTCCGGGACGAGCCGCCGGTTCTGGCACGGTGACACCGACCACGAGGTCGCGGCGGCGGGCTGGATCGAGGCGATCGGCCGTTACGACAAGCTGCGGCTGGTCGCCGTCGACCGGGTCGGCCTGGCCGGGGTCGTCGATCTGAGCCTGTCGCTGCCCGAGGGACACGAGATCACCCGGTACGCCGAGCACGGCATCCACCTCGACCCGGAGCGCACGGCCCGGTTCGGCCCGTGTGTGGCCGACCGGTGGCAGGGCCGTGGACTGGCCGACGCCCTGATCCCCCCGGCCTGGGAGGCGATCCGCCGGCTCGGCCGGGACGTGGTGGTGCTGTTCGGTGGGGTGCACGAGGACAACGCGCGGGCCCGGCGGTTCTACCGGCGGCACGGGTTCACCGAGGTGGGCGCCCTGGACATGTGGCGCCGGCTATGA